A part of Planctomycetota bacterium genomic DNA contains:
- a CDS encoding PLD nuclease N-terminal domain-containing protein encodes MESQAGEAAGGAIACIISLVFGLVVLAMMAFWLWMLIDVITKCPSEENKKVIWILIVIFTGVIGAAVYYFVQRPKNLPSGPPPTV; translated from the coding sequence ATGGAAAGCCAAGCGGGAGAGGCGGCAGGCGGGGCGATTGCCTGTATCATCAGCCTGGTCTTCGGCCTGGTGGTGCTGGCGATGATGGCGTTCTGGCTCTGGATGCTGATTGACGTCATCACGAAGTGCCCCAGCGAAGAGAACAAGAAAGTCATCTGGATCCTCATCGTGATCTTCACGGGGGTGATCGGAGCGGCCGTTTACTACTTCGTGCAGCGTCCGAAGAATCTACCGAGCGGACCGCCGCCTACGGTTTAG